A single region of the Sphingobium sp. TKS genome encodes:
- a CDS encoding tyrosine-type recombinase/integrase has protein sequence MVSEEIVTVLAPGEATLPRRHSGSAQDREAQLVALLQELTGEGAGLDALAFRKSLEARAPASIKALAVDLDCYARFSAKQSGIGLPASETRLVAYIEDCEARRLKPATVSRRLSSLAVAHHLLGLPNRVGAGVVRDALRGLRRRVGAHQRQAGPLRFGEGIGEQAVKGFTLSVLLEACGRDVVGLRDAALLSLGYDAGLRVSEVVAVELEQIEGQEDGSGLLELARSKTDQEGKGAFVWLSPDTMRRVTLWREAASIRGGVLFRRVVVTRTKARAARRERSIGDLALHALVDRERMAAQPARSASATYKIGKDALTPAAVRLIIKRTALAAADQGLVDLMGVHLDEAVKALSTHSLRVGLTQDLFANGEDAGPIAQALRWTSTATALRYGRKLAPSSNAAARMLKGVRK, from the coding sequence GTGGTTTCCGAGGAGATCGTGACGGTGCTGGCGCCGGGCGAGGCCACACTGCCCCGGCGCCACTCCGGTTCCGCACAAGATCGCGAGGCCCAACTCGTCGCCTTGCTCCAGGAATTGACGGGGGAAGGCGCCGGCCTGGACGCGCTCGCCTTTCGCAAGAGCCTCGAGGCGCGGGCCCCCGCCAGCATCAAGGCGCTGGCGGTCGATCTCGACTGCTACGCGCGTTTCTCGGCGAAACAGAGCGGGATTGGCTTGCCCGCCAGCGAAACGCGGCTCGTGGCCTATATCGAGGATTGCGAGGCGCGGCGGCTCAAGCCCGCGACCGTTTCCAGGCGCCTGTCCTCGCTGGCGGTGGCCCATCACCTCCTCGGGCTTCCCAACCGGGTCGGTGCCGGCGTGGTCCGCGATGCGCTGCGGGGCCTGCGGCGCCGGGTCGGAGCCCACCAGCGCCAGGCCGGACCCTTGCGCTTTGGCGAAGGCATCGGGGAGCAAGCGGTCAAGGGGTTCACGCTGTCGGTCTTGCTCGAGGCCTGCGGTCGCGATGTCGTGGGGCTGCGCGATGCGGCGCTCTTGTCTCTGGGCTATGATGCGGGGCTGCGCGTGTCGGAGGTGGTGGCCGTTGAGCTTGAGCAGATCGAAGGCCAAGAGGACGGGTCCGGTCTGCTCGAGCTGGCGCGCTCAAAAACCGACCAGGAGGGGAAGGGGGCCTTTGTGTGGCTCTCGCCCGATACGATGCGGCGCGTGACCCTGTGGCGGGAAGCCGCCTCGATCCGGGGGGGAGTCCTGTTCCGCAGGGTGGTGGTGACCCGGACCAAGGCCCGCGCAGCGCGGCGCGAGCGCAGCATCGGCGATCTGGCCTTGCATGCGCTCGTCGATCGCGAGCGCATGGCGGCCCAGCCCGCGCGGTCGGCGAGTGCGACCTACAAAATTGGCAAGGATGCGCTGACCCCGGCGGCCGTGCGGCTGATCATCAAGCGCACCGCGCTGGCCGCGGCCGATCAGGGATTGGTCGATCTCATGGGCGTCCATCTGGACGAGGCGGTCAAGGCGCTCAGCACGCATTCGCTGCGGGTCGGGCTGACCCAGGATTTGTTTGCCAACGGCGAGGATGCGGGGCCGATCGCGCAGGCGTTGCGCTGGACCTCCACCGCGACCGCGCTCCGATACGGTCGCAAGCTGGCACCATCCTCGAACGCAGCCGCGCGCATGCTGAAAGGTGTCAGAAAATGA
- a CDS encoding site-specific integrase: MTLSAAMDVRDGAVLDLVVRDVRDLVGASAPIDAELVSAAVRGWSHNTRRAFRSDLTIWGQWCRRNRLDPPSAKPHDVSRWVRSLAGLELSDETIRAMATIERYIVNVGWAYRMAGIADPTAAPLVKLEMKAARKSLGVRQRQARALRFKGDIADLDSPPSGVCLVHLLKACRRDELGLRDAALLRVAYDAGARRSELVAIEVGHIEGPDSDGAGTLFIPSSKTDREGEGAYAYLSPATMDAIARWREKAGIRKGPLFRRVETHFDGSVAAIGTERLHPNSITLIYRRVIRAAWAKKLLGPISEAELEGAGERMFENVR; this comes from the coding sequence ATGACGCTTTCGGCAGCCATGGACGTGCGCGATGGCGCTGTGCTCGACTTGGTGGTGCGCGACGTGCGCGACCTGGTCGGTGCATCTGCGCCGATCGATGCGGAACTTGTGTCTGCTGCCGTCCGGGGCTGGTCGCATAATACACGCCGCGCGTTCCGATCGGACCTGACCATCTGGGGACAATGGTGCCGCCGCAATCGCCTCGACCCGCCGTCGGCCAAGCCACACGACGTCTCCCGCTGGGTTCGATCGCTTGCTGGGCTCGAGCTGTCCGACGAAACGATTCGGGCGATGGCGACGATTGAACGCTACATCGTAAACGTCGGTTGGGCATACCGAATGGCGGGCATTGCCGATCCCACCGCCGCACCGCTGGTCAAGCTCGAGATGAAAGCGGCGCGCAAATCGCTCGGCGTCCGCCAGCGCCAGGCGCGCGCGCTGCGCTTCAAGGGTGACATCGCGGATCTCGACAGCCCGCCGTCGGGCGTTTGCCTTGTCCATCTCCTGAAGGCATGCCGTCGGGACGAGCTGGGCTTGCGGGACGCCGCCCTGCTGCGCGTGGCCTATGACGCCGGGGCGCGCCGGTCCGAGTTGGTGGCGATCGAGGTCGGACATATCGAAGGGCCGGACAGCGATGGCGCGGGCACGCTGTTCATTCCGTCGAGCAAGACCGACCGGGAAGGGGAGGGGGCCTATGCCTATCTTTCGCCTGCGACGATGGATGCGATCGCGAGATGGCGCGAGAAGGCAGGCATCCGCAAAGGACCGCTGTTCCGCCGGGTCGAAACGCATTTTGATGGGTCGGTCGCGGCGATCGGCACCGAACGGCTGCACCCCAACAGCATCACGCTCATCTACAGGCGGGTCATTCGGGCCGCCTGGGCAAAGAAGCTGCTCGGGCCGATCTCGGAAGCGGAGCTGGAGGGGGCCGGTGAGAGAATGTTCGAAAACGTACGCTAA
- a CDS encoding type II toxin-antitoxin system VapC family toxin, which yields MIIDTSALIAVLTGEEGSEALVEAIVAERGGIPAPAMVEFVRVASNQRFGLRAEAEDMLAKFERRGCATLAFTHDHARIANEAEPLYGSGNGNGGPLNLLDLMVYAVARERGEPLLCTGKDFAVTDIALHKASRPW from the coding sequence ATGATCATTGATACTTCGGCGCTGATCGCGGTGCTGACGGGCGAGGAGGGCAGTGAGGCGCTGGTCGAGGCGATCGTCGCCGAACGAGGCGGAATTCCGGCACCCGCCATGGTTGAGTTTGTGCGTGTCGCGAGCAACCAGCGATTTGGTCTGCGGGCCGAAGCTGAGGATATGCTTGCCAAGTTCGAACGCCGCGGCTGCGCGACACTGGCGTTCACGCATGACCACGCGAGGATCGCAAACGAAGCCGAACCGCTTTACGGTTCTGGGAACGGCAATGGCGGACCGCTCAACCTGCTCGACCTTATGGTCTATGCTGTGGCCAGAGAACGCGGCGAGCCGCTGCTGTGCACGGGCAAGGATTTCGCGGTGACGGATATCGCGCTTCACAAGGCCAGTCGGCCTTGGTGA